One Bacillota bacterium genomic window carries:
- a CDS encoding CDP-diacylglycerol--serine O-phosphatidyltransferase, whose translation MKNSNWKARIPNLMTMINMTLGIHALFFLLIYDTGDYRIISVMLIFAGALVDACDGSLARKLNAVTAMGKQLDSFADLVTFGLAPIALVYASGLMRTSLAVPVLAWLYLMAGAYRLARYNLGDFNHYFMGLPITAAGMIVTLYSSAFLIWDGLFTAVNPGVITSCLLALLAFLMVSRFKVKRLRIYSSSPTSR comes from the coding sequence ATGAAAAATAGCAATTGGAAAGCCCGCATACCCAATCTCATGACCATGATTAATATGACCCTGGGGATTCACGCCTTGTTTTTCCTGCTTATCTATGACACCGGCGACTACAGAATCATCAGTGTCATGCTGATTTTTGCAGGTGCGCTGGTCGATGCCTGCGATGGCAGTCTGGCCAGAAAACTCAACGCGGTCACAGCCATGGGAAAACAGCTCGATTCCTTTGCCGATCTGGTTACCTTCGGACTTGCTCCCATCGCCCTGGTCTACGCGTCGGGACTGATGCGGACTTCTCTCGCAGTACCGGTTTTGGCCTGGCTGTATCTAATGGCCGGCGCTTACCGCCTTGCCCGCTACAACCTGGGCGATTTTAACCATTACTTTATGGGACTGCCGATTACAGCGGCAGGAATGATTGTCACTCTCTACAGCTCCGCTTTTCTAATCTGGGACGGGCTGTTTACTGCCGTAAATCCTGGTGTAATCACTTCCTGCCTCCTCGCGCTGCTTGCTTTCCTAATGGTGAGCAGATTTAAAGTCAAAAGATTGAGGATCTATTCCAGCTCACCCACCTCACGGTAG